The Ruania alba genome has a window encoding:
- the trxA gene encoding thioredoxin has translation MPTIDITAENFEQTITGNDIVLIDFWAEWCGPCKQFAPVYEKASEQHGDVTFAKVDTEAEQMLAGQAGIQAIPTLMAFREGVLVFNQAGALPAKSLEELIDGVKGLNMDEVKAQVAEQQAAHEAGHTEQG, from the coding sequence GTGCCCACCATCGACATCACCGCCGAGAACTTCGAGCAGACGATCACCGGGAACGACATCGTGCTGATCGACTTCTGGGCCGAGTGGTGCGGACCGTGCAAGCAGTTCGCACCCGTCTACGAGAAGGCCTCCGAGCAGCACGGCGACGTGACCTTTGCCAAGGTGGACACCGAAGCCGAGCAGATGCTCGCCGGGCAGGCCGGGATCCAGGCGATCCCCACCCTGATGGCGTTCCGTGAGGGCGTGCTCGTGTTCAACCAGGCCGGCGCGCTCCCCGCGAAGTCCCTCGAGGAGCTCATCGACGGCGTCAAGGGCCTGAACATGGACGAGGTCAAGGCTCAGGTGGCCGAGCAACAGGCCGCACACGAGGCGGGGCACACCGAGCAGGGCTAG
- a CDS encoding lipoate--protein ligase family protein, producing MSRGEYKVPGGKLVAAEVEVADGRLAQVHISGDFFLEPDEALERIDAALTGLPVTAKVQQMASLVEAATADAHMVGFTPQAVAIAVRRALGKATGWHDHTFEVVHPGPMEPTMNLALDQVLLEEVGAGRRGPTLRIWEWSGRCLILGSFQSLRNEVDTAAAQELGIQVVRRISGGGAMFVEPGNAITYSLYVPGSLVEGLSFEQSYAFLDDWVIGALRELGIEAKYVPLNDIASPAGKIGGAAQKRLANGTVLHHVTASYDIDAVKMLKVLRIGREKLSDKGTTSANKRVDPLRSQTGMSREAIIESLKNHFRARYATVDGDLHEEEIARAGELAVGKFSDPDWIARVP from the coding sequence GTGAGCAGAGGCGAGTACAAGGTGCCCGGCGGCAAGCTGGTGGCGGCCGAGGTGGAGGTGGCCGACGGCCGCCTCGCGCAGGTGCACATCAGTGGCGACTTTTTCCTGGAACCGGATGAGGCGCTGGAACGCATCGACGCCGCGTTGACCGGGCTGCCGGTGACGGCCAAAGTGCAGCAGATGGCCTCGCTGGTGGAGGCGGCAACGGCGGATGCGCACATGGTGGGCTTCACCCCGCAGGCGGTCGCGATCGCCGTCCGGCGTGCGCTGGGCAAGGCCACCGGCTGGCACGACCACACCTTCGAGGTGGTGCATCCGGGTCCGATGGAGCCCACGATGAACCTTGCCCTGGACCAGGTACTGCTCGAGGAGGTCGGGGCCGGTCGGCGCGGCCCGACGCTGCGCATCTGGGAGTGGTCCGGCCGGTGCCTGATCCTGGGCTCGTTCCAGTCCTTGCGCAACGAGGTGGACACGGCTGCTGCGCAGGAGCTCGGAATCCAGGTGGTGCGGCGCATCTCCGGCGGGGGAGCGATGTTCGTCGAGCCCGGGAACGCGATCACCTACTCGCTGTATGTGCCCGGTTCACTGGTGGAGGGCTTGAGTTTCGAGCAGTCGTACGCGTTCCTCGACGACTGGGTGATCGGCGCCCTGCGTGAGCTCGGCATCGAGGCCAAGTACGTACCGCTGAACGACATCGCCTCACCGGCCGGCAAGATCGGTGGAGCCGCACAGAAGCGGCTCGCGAACGGCACCGTGCTGCACCATGTGACGGCGAGCTACGACATCGACGCGGTGAAGATGCTCAAGGTGCTGCGGATCGGCCGGGAGAAGCTCTCCGACAAGGGCACCACCAGCGCGAACAAGCGAGTGGACCCGCTACGCAGCCAGACCGGCATGTCGCGCGAGGCCATCATCGAGTCGTTGAAGAACCACTTCCGGGCCCGCTACGCCACAGTCGACGGTGACCTGCATGAGGAGGAGATCGCGCGCGCCGGTGAGCTGGCCGTCGGCAAGTTCTCCGATCCGGACTGGATCGCCCGGGTGCCGTAA
- a CDS encoding autoinducer 2 ABC transporter substrate-binding protein: MTISKATTGVLSLGLAATLALAGCTTRDDDPDPGTGGEGAADDITIAFVPKLQGIPYFEAMNTGGMAAAEELGFEWLYQGPTTADAAAQADIVRSFIQQEVDVLFVAPNDPDSMAPLLQEAQDAGIHVATTDTDAPNSVREVFISQASVEGIGQQLTDSLMEAMGGEGEYAIVSCGETAANLNAWIEVQEAYTASEYPDAEIVDIVYAGEDQARATQMATDLMLANPDLTGLVGECTSSAPGVAQAVEDADRVGEVFTVGLGTPQSMLPYLETGSSSASVLWDVEALGYLTGWAGVQLENEVEFEATNAVNEDLTAVEYDDSTGVLLLGPPTVFTAENAGDYDY, from the coding sequence ATGACGATCTCCAAGGCAACCACAGGCGTACTCAGCCTCGGCCTGGCTGCGACCCTGGCTCTCGCCGGGTGCACCACCCGCGACGATGACCCGGATCCGGGCACGGGCGGCGAGGGCGCAGCCGATGACATCACCATCGCGTTCGTGCCCAAGCTCCAGGGCATCCCGTACTTCGAGGCGATGAACACCGGCGGGATGGCCGCCGCCGAGGAGCTCGGGTTCGAGTGGCTCTACCAGGGGCCGACCACGGCCGACGCCGCCGCCCAGGCCGACATCGTGCGCTCGTTCATCCAGCAGGAGGTCGACGTGCTGTTCGTGGCACCGAACGACCCGGACTCGATGGCGCCGTTGCTGCAGGAAGCTCAGGACGCCGGCATCCACGTGGCCACCACCGACACCGACGCGCCCAACTCGGTCCGCGAGGTGTTCATCTCGCAGGCCTCCGTGGAGGGCATCGGCCAGCAGCTCACCGACTCCCTGATGGAAGCGATGGGCGGCGAGGGCGAGTACGCGATCGTCTCCTGCGGTGAGACGGCAGCCAACCTGAACGCCTGGATCGAGGTGCAGGAGGCCTACACCGCCTCGGAGTACCCCGACGCGGAAATCGTCGACATCGTCTACGCCGGTGAGGACCAGGCACGCGCCACGCAGATGGCCACCGACCTGATGCTCGCCAACCCGGACCTGACCGGGCTCGTAGGCGAGTGCACCTCCAGTGCACCCGGTGTGGCGCAGGCAGTGGAGGACGCCGACCGCGTCGGCGAGGTGTTCACGGTCGGCCTGGGGACCCCGCAGTCAATGCTGCCGTACCTGGAGACCGGTTCGTCGAGCGCTTCGGTGCTGTGGGACGTGGAGGCCCTGGGCTACCTGACCGGGTGGGCCGGGGTTCAGCTGGAGAACGAGGTCGAGTTCGAGGCGACGAACGCGGTGAACGAAGACCTCACGGCCGTGGAGTACGACGACAGCACCGGGGTGCTGCTGCTCGGGCCGCCCACGGTCTTCACCGCGGAGAACGCCGGCGACTACGACTACTGA
- a CDS encoding sugar ABC transporter ATP-binding protein yields MSESTPRLRMRDISKRYGGVRAIRHADLTVRPGTVHALVGENGAGKSTLIKILAGAEHADSGTIEIDGDPVTIESTGAALDLGVQTVYQEPQLFGELTVAENFFVGREITSGPVIDWRRQAPRMFELLELVGLDRDLAATPIGHLSIATQQQVSIAKALLDDARILILDEPSAILTDTEIEVLFGVVRRLAEQGVAIIYISHRLDELFRIADEVTIMRDGRTVDTEPLADLTVREIAERMVGGELTEGAREPNPPGEVRLQLDSLSLEGHFENVSLSVRAGEIVGLYGLVGCGAAEVGDAIYGMRQPTSGRMEVMGSDARVSTPEAAKQRGIRMLPANRSAQGTFSFQSIAFNITIGSLGLLGKVAGWVSPAAERTIAGSLIDRLAVKTPSQRQPVSAMSGGNAQKVVLARQLVERPDLLVLAEPTQGVDVGAKEEIHQIVSDLADAETAILVITTDLAEVLRIADRVVVFRNGKIAEEFPPTATQAEVLTAAAGDIVSEGTS; encoded by the coding sequence ATGAGTGAGTCCACACCGCGTCTGCGGATGCGGGACATCTCGAAGCGGTACGGCGGTGTGCGGGCGATCCGGCACGCCGACCTGACGGTCCGCCCCGGCACCGTGCACGCCCTCGTGGGCGAGAACGGTGCCGGGAAGTCCACCCTGATCAAGATCCTCGCCGGGGCCGAGCACGCCGATTCCGGCACGATCGAGATCGATGGCGACCCGGTGACCATCGAATCCACCGGCGCGGCCCTCGACCTCGGCGTGCAGACCGTGTACCAGGAGCCGCAACTCTTCGGCGAGCTCACGGTGGCGGAGAACTTCTTCGTGGGGCGGGAGATCACGAGCGGTCCGGTGATCGACTGGCGCCGGCAGGCCCCCCGGATGTTCGAGCTGCTCGAGCTCGTCGGGCTGGACCGCGACCTCGCCGCCACACCGATCGGGCACCTCTCGATCGCCACCCAGCAGCAGGTGTCGATCGCCAAGGCCCTCCTGGACGACGCCCGGATCCTGATCCTGGACGAACCGAGTGCGATCCTCACCGACACCGAGATCGAGGTGCTCTTCGGGGTGGTCCGGCGGCTCGCCGAGCAGGGGGTGGCGATCATCTACATCAGCCACCGCCTGGACGAACTGTTCCGGATCGCCGACGAGGTGACCATCATGCGCGACGGTCGCACGGTGGACACCGAGCCGCTGGCCGACCTTACCGTCCGCGAGATCGCGGAGCGCATGGTCGGCGGAGAGCTCACCGAAGGGGCTCGAGAACCGAACCCGCCGGGTGAGGTGCGCCTCCAGCTGGACTCGCTCAGCCTGGAGGGACACTTCGAGAACGTCTCGCTCAGTGTGCGGGCCGGGGAGATCGTCGGCCTGTATGGGCTGGTGGGCTGCGGTGCCGCCGAGGTGGGCGACGCCATCTACGGGATGCGCCAGCCGACGTCGGGCCGGATGGAGGTCATGGGCAGCGATGCCCGGGTGTCCACCCCCGAGGCGGCGAAGCAGCGCGGAATCCGGATGCTGCCCGCGAACCGTTCCGCCCAGGGCACGTTCTCCTTCCAGTCCATCGCATTCAACATCACGATCGGTTCGCTCGGCCTCCTCGGAAAGGTGGCCGGGTGGGTCTCCCCCGCCGCGGAACGCACGATCGCCGGCTCGCTGATCGACCGGCTCGCGGTCAAGACACCCAGTCAGCGACAGCCGGTCAGCGCGATGTCCGGTGGGAACGCGCAGAAGGTCGTCCTCGCCCGCCAGCTCGTGGAACGACCGGACCTGCTGGTGCTGGCCGAGCCCACCCAGGGCGTCGACGTCGGAGCCAAGGAGGAGATCCACCAGATCGTCTCCGACCTGGCCGACGCCGAGACGGCGATTCTGGTGATCACCACCGACCTCGCCGAGGTGCTGCGCATCGCCGACCGGGTGGTCGTGTTCCGGAACGGGAAGATCGCCGAGGAGTTCCCACCCACGGCCACCCAGGCCGAGGTGCTCACCGCGGCGGCCGGGGACATCGTCAGTGAGGGCACCTCATGA
- a CDS encoding ABC transporter permease, whose protein sequence is MSTTTERADQLSLRKILPPVLTGQEAVLIVVIAALWVLLGLTTPAFLSAGSIGPLLVQVAPIALIGVGMTFVIITAGIDVSVAGMVMVCAVVTARVLVAVEIPAIVAVLLAMVVGLALGTLNGVLVAYGGVHPIIITFGTWNVFLFIGYRVFDSSTVNGIPGTLAFFGRGAGGQTLGIPHSFVIALIAVAIAWWFLRRTRAGRNLYAIGGNAHAARLAGIKVRPRLMTVYAVTGTLTGLAACMVIATGTSTLDQSVGSGKELQVIAAVVIGGTSIIGGRGSVVGTLLGAILVQTVITGVTQLGWPSEVGFLFVGIFILVAVGTDLVRERARRRS, encoded by the coding sequence ATGAGCACGACCACGGAACGGGCCGATCAGCTCTCCCTCCGGAAGATCCTTCCCCCGGTACTCACCGGCCAGGAGGCCGTACTGATCGTTGTGATCGCCGCGCTCTGGGTGCTGCTCGGACTGACCACGCCCGCCTTCCTCAGCGCGGGATCGATCGGCCCGCTGCTGGTGCAGGTGGCACCGATCGCCCTGATCGGCGTCGGGATGACCTTCGTGATCATCACCGCCGGTATCGACGTCTCCGTGGCCGGCATGGTGATGGTGTGCGCCGTGGTGACCGCCCGCGTGCTGGTGGCGGTAGAGATCCCGGCGATCGTGGCGGTGCTGCTCGCGATGGTGGTGGGGCTCGCCCTCGGCACACTGAACGGCGTGCTGGTTGCCTACGGCGGAGTGCACCCGATCATCATCACCTTCGGCACCTGGAACGTGTTCCTGTTCATCGGGTACCGGGTGTTCGACTCCTCCACGGTGAACGGCATCCCCGGCACCCTGGCGTTCTTCGGTCGCGGCGCGGGCGGGCAGACCCTCGGCATCCCGCACTCGTTCGTGATCGCCCTGATCGCCGTCGCGATCGCCTGGTGGTTCCTGCGCCGAACCCGAGCCGGGCGCAACCTCTACGCGATCGGTGGCAACGCACACGCAGCGCGGCTCGCCGGGATCAAGGTACGGCCCCGGCTGATGACCGTCTACGCCGTCACCGGCACCCTCACGGGGTTGGCGGCCTGCATGGTGATCGCCACCGGCACGTCCACGCTCGACCAGTCGGTCGGCTCCGGCAAGGAGCTGCAGGTGATCGCCGCCGTCGTGATCGGCGGAACCTCCATCATCGGCGGCCGGGGCAGCGTAGTGGGCACGCTGCTCGGCGCGATCCTCGTCCAGACCGTGATCACCGGGGTCACCCAGCTCGGGTGGCCCTCCGAGGTCGGTTTCCTGTTCGTGGGGATCTTCATCCTGGTGGCGGTGGGCACCGACCTCGTCCGTGAGCGAGCGAGGAGGCGATCATGA
- a CDS encoding ABC transporter permease — MKNGIVDGVRGWIETGGLRDRAVLLGALLIVLVVAMTVLDAAGLTSGRFTTDYLASALIAYVPLALLALAELLVIMSGRGSIDLSVGSMVSLTGIAFGMLYQQWGVPLFLSVVLAVAFGALLGAINGLLTAYAGFPALITTLATYYAYRSIALVVSGQRPISGESISAFYSATSEVELPLIGAYVPLVPLGVFTFLLPVAVLAWFVLNRSTYGRRHYALGTNETAARWAGINTRRTRLLAFVYGGAICGLVGVYTVAQFASARPDAGTSGSGMALPAITIAVLGGVAITGGIGRLSGILLSALLIVWLNASILLVIPGNVGTQVQLLALGAVLLGASLFGSVSLRRRRQETGGADAEETPTTQ, encoded by the coding sequence ATGAAGAACGGGATCGTGGACGGCGTGCGCGGGTGGATCGAGACCGGCGGGCTACGCGACCGGGCCGTGTTGCTGGGCGCTCTGCTGATCGTGCTGGTCGTGGCAATGACGGTGCTCGACGCCGCCGGCCTCACCAGTGGCCGGTTCACCACCGACTATCTCGCCTCGGCGTTGATCGCCTATGTACCGCTCGCGCTACTGGCGCTCGCCGAACTCCTGGTGATCATGTCCGGGCGCGGGTCGATCGACCTCTCGGTGGGGTCGATGGTCTCCCTCACCGGGATCGCGTTCGGGATGCTCTACCAGCAGTGGGGCGTGCCGTTGTTCCTCTCAGTGGTGCTGGCGGTCGCCTTCGGCGCCCTGCTGGGCGCGATCAACGGCCTCCTGACGGCGTATGCCGGCTTCCCGGCACTGATCACCACCCTTGCCACGTACTACGCCTATCGCTCCATCGCCCTGGTCGTCAGCGGCCAGCGACCGATCTCCGGTGAGTCGATCAGCGCGTTCTACAGTGCCACGAGCGAGGTGGAGCTCCCCCTGATCGGTGCGTACGTGCCACTGGTGCCGCTCGGGGTGTTCACCTTCCTGCTTCCGGTAGCCGTGCTCGCGTGGTTCGTGCTGAACCGCAGCACCTACGGGCGGCGGCACTATGCACTCGGCACGAACGAGACAGCAGCACGGTGGGCGGGCATCAACACCCGACGCACCCGGCTACTCGCGTTCGTCTACGGGGGCGCGATCTGCGGCCTCGTCGGCGTGTACACGGTGGCCCAGTTCGCCTCCGCCCGGCCCGATGCGGGCACCAGCGGCTCCGGGATGGCGCTGCCGGCCATCACGATTGCGGTGCTCGGCGGGGTGGCGATCACCGGCGGAATCGGAAGGCTGAGCGGGATCCTGCTCTCCGCGCTGCTGATCGTGTGGTTGAACGCCTCGATCCTGCTCGTGATCCCCGGCAACGTCGGCACCCAGGTGCAGTTGCTCGCCCTCGGCGCTGTTCTGCTCGGTGCCTCGCTGTTCGGCAGCGTGTCACTGCGACGCCGCCGCCAGGAGACCGGTGGCGCGGACGCCGAGGAGACCCCGACCACGCAGTAG
- a CDS encoding sugar phosphate isomerase/epimerase family protein yields MQIGVHGLVFTGEFDEPGLVTAISGTQQAGFDFLELPLMDPFSIDGAAVKRILDDHGITMTASLGLDAAHDLSSEEPGVSARGEDLLRRAVDVVAEAGGRHLCGVIYSAMQKYMTPATPAGRANSARALARLADHAQASGVELAIEIVNRYETNIVNTARAGLGFLDEIGHDNVHLHLDTYHMNIEESGMVEPVLDSADRLRYVHIGESHRGYLGTGSVDFGSFFRALGRIDYDGPIVFESFSSAVVSASLSNTLGIWRNLWDDPADLAAHANRFIRDQIRAVETIAFH; encoded by the coding sequence ATGCAGATCGGCGTCCACGGGCTCGTGTTTACCGGCGAGTTCGACGAACCCGGCCTCGTCACAGCCATCTCCGGCACCCAGCAGGCGGGGTTCGACTTCCTTGAGCTGCCGCTGATGGACCCGTTCTCCATCGACGGAGCTGCGGTGAAGCGGATCCTCGACGATCACGGCATCACGATGACCGCCTCCTTGGGGCTGGACGCCGCGCACGATCTCTCCAGCGAGGAGCCGGGCGTCTCAGCTCGCGGTGAGGACCTGTTGCGGCGGGCGGTGGACGTGGTGGCCGAGGCCGGGGGCAGGCACCTGTGCGGGGTGATCTACTCGGCGATGCAGAAGTACATGACGCCGGCCACCCCGGCCGGTCGGGCGAACTCGGCTCGCGCCCTGGCTCGGTTGGCCGACCATGCTCAGGCCAGCGGGGTGGAGCTGGCGATCGAGATCGTGAACCGGTACGAGACCAACATCGTGAACACCGCGCGCGCCGGGCTCGGTTTCCTCGACGAGATCGGGCACGACAACGTGCACCTGCACCTGGACACGTATCACATGAACATCGAGGAGTCCGGGATGGTCGAACCGGTGCTCGACTCGGCCGACCGGCTCCGGTACGTGCACATCGGGGAGAGCCACCGGGGCTACCTGGGGACCGGGTCGGTGGACTTCGGTTCGTTCTTCCGGGCGTTGGGCCGGATCGACTACGACGGGCCGATCGTCTTCGAGTCCTTCTCCAGCGCGGTGGTGAGTGCCTCGCTGTCGAACACCCTCGGCATCTGGCGCAACCTGTGGGACGACCCGGCCGACCTGGCTGCCCACGCGAACCGCTTCATCCGCGACCAGATCCGTGCGGTGGAGACCATCGCGTTCCACTGA
- the cimA gene encoding citramalate synthase, with protein MSTTTTPADNHGDDAVHVYDTTLRDGAQQEGMNLTVADKLAIAPLLDELGVTFIEGGWPGAIPKDTEFFARATKDLDLKHAELAAFGATRKPGTSAHHDTQVRALIDSEAPTVTLVAKSDIRHVERALRTTGEENLAMIADTVSYLVGEGRRVVLDAEHFFDGYQYDPAYALRAVTTAFEAGAEVVALCDTNGGMLPEWVHEIVSAVRAETDPGRHVLGMHAHNDSGCAVANSMAAVSAGARHVQGTVNGYGERTGNADLMAVVANLDLKLGLRTLSNGGLEEVTRIAHAISEITNIAPFARQPYIGASAFAHKAGLHASAIRIDPDLYQHIDPRKVGNDMRMLVSDMAGRASIELKGRELGFDLTGQSDVLGRVTSRVKDAEANGYTYDAADASFELLLREEITGERPAYFRTESWRAIVDHSAGPDGVMRDVAEATVKIHAGNQRVVSTGEGNGPVNALDHALRQALATAYPQIEDIELIDYKVRLLDSAHGTDAITRVLIELTDGHHSWSTVGVGANLLEASWEALVDGLVFGLLHAGVEAL; from the coding sequence ATGAGCACCACCACCACACCCGCGGACAACCACGGCGACGACGCCGTGCACGTCTACGACACGACCCTGCGTGACGGCGCCCAGCAGGAGGGGATGAACCTCACTGTCGCCGACAAGCTCGCCATCGCACCGTTGCTGGACGAGCTCGGGGTCACGTTCATCGAGGGTGGCTGGCCGGGCGCGATCCCGAAGGACACCGAGTTCTTCGCACGCGCCACCAAGGACCTGGACCTGAAGCACGCCGAGCTGGCCGCCTTCGGGGCGACTCGCAAGCCCGGTACCAGCGCCCATCACGACACCCAGGTGCGTGCCCTGATCGACTCCGAAGCACCCACCGTCACCCTCGTGGCCAAGAGCGACATCCGGCACGTCGAGCGTGCCCTGCGCACCACCGGCGAGGAGAACCTCGCCATGATCGCCGACACGGTCTCTTACTTGGTCGGTGAGGGGCGCCGGGTGGTGCTCGATGCCGAGCACTTCTTCGACGGCTACCAGTACGACCCCGCGTACGCGCTGCGCGCCGTCACCACCGCTTTCGAGGCGGGCGCCGAGGTGGTGGCCCTGTGCGACACCAACGGGGGCATGCTGCCCGAGTGGGTGCACGAGATCGTCTCCGCCGTCCGCGCTGAGACCGACCCAGGCCGGCACGTGCTCGGCATGCACGCCCACAACGACTCGGGCTGCGCCGTGGCCAACTCGATGGCCGCCGTCAGTGCCGGCGCCCGGCACGTACAGGGCACCGTGAACGGCTACGGCGAGCGCACCGGTAATGCGGACCTGATGGCCGTCGTCGCGAACCTCGACCTCAAGCTCGGCCTGCGCACGCTCAGCAACGGGGGCCTGGAGGAGGTCACCCGGATCGCGCACGCGATCAGCGAGATCACGAACATCGCCCCGTTCGCCCGCCAGCCCTACATCGGTGCCAGCGCGTTCGCGCACAAGGCCGGGCTGCACGCCAGTGCCATCCGGATCGACCCGGACCTGTACCAGCACATCGACCCGCGCAAGGTCGGCAACGATATGCGAATGCTGGTCTCGGACATGGCCGGCCGGGCGAGCATCGAGCTCAAGGGGCGTGAGCTCGGCTTCGATCTCACCGGGCAGTCCGATGTGCTCGGCCGGGTGACCTCCCGGGTGAAGGACGCCGAGGCCAACGGGTACACCTACGACGCCGCGGACGCCTCCTTCGAGCTGCTGCTGCGCGAGGAGATCACCGGCGAGCGCCCCGCCTACTTCCGCACCGAGTCCTGGCGGGCCATCGTGGACCACTCCGCCGGCCCGGACGGGGTGATGCGGGATGTCGCCGAAGCCACGGTGAAGATCCACGCCGGGAACCAGCGGGTGGTCTCCACTGGCGAGGGCAACGGGCCGGTGAACGCCCTTGACCACGCCCTGCGTCAGGCGTTGGCCACTGCCTACCCGCAGATCGAGGACATCGAGCTGATCGACTACAAGGTGCGGCTGCTGGACTCCGCGCACGGCACCGACGCGATCACCCGGGTACTCATCGAGCTCACCGACGGTCACCACTCCTGGAGCACCGTCGGGGTCGGTGCGAACCTGCTCGAGGCCTCCTGGGAGGCGCTCGTGGACGGTTTGGTGTTCGGGCTCCTGCACGCGGGCGTCGAGGCGCTGTAG
- a CDS encoding bifunctional 3'-5' exonuclease/DNA polymerase, whose protein sequence is MEILVCADGEQVQLCELTAELTPGATRTCTRAELPQVLAAYQDSAPRWVWADTAALAPELITAGVRVNRCLDLRLCRAILQHAVPDHDWPDLGWRTAPVVAAHPADPAVPTLWDDVPDAPSDELETLLAERTRQQVAVTACPEPARMRLLLAAESAGAMIAAEIAADGLPWDRAVHEDLLTEALGPRPAPGTRPARLEELAVQIRELLAAPALNPDSPVELLRALRRAGLDLTTTSKWEIGRLEHPVVGPLLQYKKLARLLSANGWAWLDSWVHPDPTATASRRPRFRPDYVPGGVVTGRWATSGGGALQLPKQIRAAVRADPGWRLVVADAAQIEPRVLAAVASDDALAAAGQAGDLYQGLVDRGVMGTRAEAKVAMLGALYGATTGEAGLLMPRLMRAYPRATGVVEQAARTGEQGGTVRTWLGRTSPPPPESWHERQAAASQPEATDAVERRARQGARDWGRFTRNFVVQGTAAEWALCWMGEIRRRLIRYDDLGERPHLVFFLHDEVIVHAPEPVAEHVAEEVRASATEAGRLLFGRTPVAFPLDVAIVENYGDAD, encoded by the coding sequence GTGGAGATCCTCGTGTGCGCCGACGGCGAGCAGGTGCAACTGTGCGAGCTGACGGCGGAGCTCACCCCGGGAGCCACTCGCACCTGCACCCGCGCCGAGCTCCCGCAAGTGCTGGCCGCGTACCAGGATTCCGCACCACGCTGGGTGTGGGCAGACACAGCTGCGCTCGCACCAGAGCTCATCACTGCGGGCGTGCGGGTGAACCGTTGCCTGGACCTGCGGCTGTGCCGTGCCATCCTGCAGCACGCCGTTCCCGATCACGACTGGCCGGACCTGGGCTGGCGCACCGCCCCCGTCGTGGCAGCTCACCCGGCGGACCCGGCCGTGCCGACGCTCTGGGACGACGTCCCCGACGCACCCTCGGACGAGCTCGAGACACTGTTGGCCGAACGGACGCGGCAGCAGGTGGCGGTGACGGCATGCCCAGAGCCGGCTCGCATGCGTCTGCTGCTCGCCGCCGAGTCGGCCGGCGCCATGATCGCGGCCGAGATCGCGGCCGACGGCCTGCCGTGGGACCGGGCAGTGCACGAGGACCTGCTCACCGAGGCCTTGGGCCCGCGACCCGCACCCGGCACGCGGCCGGCGCGGCTGGAGGAACTCGCCGTACAGATCCGCGAACTCCTGGCCGCGCCGGCCCTCAACCCGGACTCCCCGGTCGAGCTGCTGCGTGCGTTGCGCCGCGCCGGGCTCGACCTGACCACCACCTCGAAGTGGGAGATCGGTCGTTTGGAGCACCCGGTGGTGGGCCCGTTGCTGCAATACAAGAAACTGGCCCGATTGCTCAGCGCGAACGGCTGGGCCTGGTTGGACTCCTGGGTGCACCCGGACCCCACAGCGACGGCGAGCCGGCGTCCTCGATTCCGGCCGGACTACGTCCCCGGTGGGGTGGTCACCGGGCGGTGGGCCACCAGCGGCGGTGGTGCGCTGCAGCTGCCCAAGCAGATCCGGGCGGCGGTCCGTGCCGACCCCGGCTGGCGGCTCGTCGTGGCGGACGCCGCGCAGATCGAACCGCGGGTGCTCGCCGCGGTGGCCTCCGACGACGCACTCGCCGCCGCGGGGCAGGCCGGCGACCTCTATCAGGGTCTTGTCGACCGCGGGGTCATGGGCACCCGCGCGGAGGCGAAGGTGGCGATGCTCGGCGCCCTGTACGGGGCTACCACCGGTGAGGCGGGATTGCTGATGCCGCGCCTGATGCGGGCCTATCCACGGGCAACGGGCGTCGTGGAGCAGGCAGCACGCACCGGTGAGCAGGGTGGCACGGTACGCACCTGGTTGGGGCGTACCTCTCCCCCACCCCCGGAGTCCTGGCACGAACGCCAGGCCGCAGCGAGCCAGCCGGAGGCGACGGACGCCGTCGAACGCCGTGCCCGCCAGGGTGCACGGGATTGGGGTCGGTTCACCCGGAATTTCGTGGTGCAGGGCACGGCCGCGGAGTGGGCGCTGTGCTGGATGGGTGAGATCCGCCGTCGGCTCATTCGCTACGACGACCTCGGCGAGCGACCGCACCTGGTGTTCTTCCTGCACGACGAGGTGATCGTGCACGCGCCGGAGCCCGTGGCCGAACATGTTGCCGAGGAGGTGCGGGCGAGCGCCACCGAGGCCGGCCGGTTGTTGTTCGGCCGGACCCCGGTGGCATTCCCGCTGGACGTGGCGATCGTCGAGAACTACGGCGACGCCGACTAA